From Candidatus Saccharimonadales bacterium, the proteins below share one genomic window:
- a CDS encoding RHS repeat-associated core domain-containing protein: MTKYYTHGGSRVAMRRGDALYYLNGDHLGSTSLTTGDTGNIVSEVRYLPYGEERWTNGATPTDFTFTGQRNEAGFGLMDYNARYYSARLGRFVSPDTVVPEPGSGQGFNRYAYVMNNPLNYIDPSGHCREEDENYSDCTDFADEIVSEIGSDTTWDGVNVYDLNWQNEDQVENFVSQHNALPEKLRRCVKWTLLSKHTLSKLMSGSFL, translated from the coding sequence GTGACCAAGTACTACACCCACGGTGGCAGCCGGGTTGCCATGCGACGCGGGGATGCGCTATACTATCTCAACGGCGATCACCTGGGCAGCACCTCCTTAACAACCGGTGATACTGGCAATATTGTCTCCGAAGTGCGCTACCTGCCCTACGGCGAGGAACGCTGGACCAACGGCGCCACCCCGACCGACTTCACCTTCACCGGCCAACGCAACGAGGCCGGCTTTGGCTTGATGGATTATAATGCGCGGTATTATTCGGCGCGGTTGGGGCGGTTTGTCTCGCCAGATACGGTGGTGCCGGAGCCGGGGAGTGGGCAGGGTTTTAATCGGTATGCGTATGTGATGAATAATCCGCTGAACTATATTGATCCATCTGGTCATTGCCGTGAAGAAGATGAAAATTATTCCGACTGTACAGATTTTGCTGATGAAATTGTATCGGAGATTGGTTCTGATACTACCTGGGATGGGGTCAATGTTTATGACTTAAATTGGCAAAATGAGGACCAGGTTGAAAATTTTGTCTCGCAGCATAATGCATTACCTGAAAAACTTAGACGATGTGTAAAGTGGACCCTTTTGTCAAAACACACACTAAGTAAATTAATGTCCGGTTCCTTTC